The genomic interval CTTCTCCGGTGGAGCAGTGTTTGGAGCCATGCATTCTGCGAAAACCCGCCCAACtatgtctctgattggctctgtgtCTAAACCTAACCCATCCGACCTAGGAAGGCAACGAGtactagccaatcagaggcagagtagggcTGTCTTCGTGCAATGTGTGTGGTCTCTTTGAATGTCTGAAGATATGCACATTACATTGAACAGCAacacctctctccatccttgAGAGACGTCAACAGGCTGTTCAagagacagaaccagactctgtCTCACCTTCCACCCTGAAGCACTGTGCTGATCAGCTGTCTGCAGTGTCCACCTCACTGGAGGTGTCATGTACCAGCCTGCTTCAAAACGTCCACCATCATCCCCACCAAGGATCACAGGACTTAATGATTACAGAGCCGTCGCCCTGACCTCTGTAGTCATGAAGACTTTTGAGCGCCTGGTACTGTCACACCTCAAATCCACCACAGACCCTCACTTGGACCTTGCAGTTCGCCTACGGATCCAACAGGTCTGTAGACGATGCTGTAAACATTGCTCCCAACTTCATCCTCCAGCACCTGGACTCCCCAGGAACCTACTCCAGGATCCCGTTTGTTGATTACAGCTCTGCTCTTTACACCACCATCCCAGCACTGCTGAAAGACAGTGTGCCTTACTCCATCTGCAGGTGGATCACAGACTTCCTGTGGGACAGGAGGCAGCATGTGATGTCTCTGACTCCCGGACCGCCAACATCGACTTCCCCCAAGGCTGTGTTCCTTCtccacttctcttctctccctgtaCACCAAGCGCTGCACCTCCAGTCATCAGGGCCGTCAAAAGTTTGCGGACTACACCATCCTCATCTCTGGTGGAGATGAGAGGCAATCTAAGATTGACACTTCGCCATGTTGACTGGTGGAAGCGGGGATTGAACCATCGACCTTCCTGAGCCCATTGTATGTTGTAATTTGgcgatatacaaataaaacagaatttaaTTGAAATGGATTAAAATCTAATTGTCAATCCTACCTTCAGTCATCGTTTGGAAGTGCATTTTGCCACTAAAGCGTCCAAATCCAGCAACAGTCCGAGCTCGGACCTGAAAGATGTAGATAGTTCCAGGCTTCAAGTTCCGTATGACTGCATTGTTGGTCTGACTCCTTGTTAGGGATGAGTTCCACTCTGCCTGGTTCTGAAACACATTCATCACAACAAGTTATAGACCTAAAATTACTCAGACAAATGCCATCTCATAATTATTTCCTGAAAGCATCTATATAAAAAACTATAATAGAGTCACTATAAAAGTAAAACTGTCACAGTCAAATGTGGGAGAAACGTGGATCATGTACCTTCTCATAGTACTGCAGTTCATAGTCGAGGATCACTCCATTGGGCTGATCAGGCTGGGACCAGGACAGTGTTATGCTGTTAGTGGTCCTGCTGACCTGGTGGATAATGGACACTGCTGATGGTGCTGAGGACAAAATAGGGTGTGAGAGGCTGTAGAGAAAATCCTGACCGGCACACAAGCTACTCATGGTCACTCATCAAATGATTTAGCGGTCATTAAAGCCAAGTTATCCCTTGCAAAACTTTGGGTTAGCCTCACCAGCCTGGTTGGTGGTGATGTTGACATATGTGTACTGTGGGGAATAAGGACTCTGGTCAGACACTCCGTTGACAGCTTGTATTTCGAACGTGTACTGTGTATGGGCCAGCAGGTCGTTGATGTGGACGGACGTGTCAGTCAGTCCCAGCTGACGTGGAACAAACTGCACGTTGTCTCCACAGCGGGTGCAGCCACCCCGGCCGCTGCCACAGCTCTTACATATGATGTTGTAGACAACATCTTCTCTGCCACCAGCCTCCTGTGGCGGGCTCCACTCCAGCCTCAAAGACGTCTCATTCACTATGgagatgacattttttggagCGGATggaacagctggaggagaaagaaaaactacaatTACAAAAGTAATATACTACAAAAAGCACTTTCCACTTTCCCTAACCTGCCCCCCTtgtttggcttcattttcagaCCTCTGCCATTCATTTTATCCCTAAATTTACACAATACATGCAAGAATATAAGAAAATCTGAAATAGAACTCACATCACCATTTTCCTCTTTTGATGAAGTCTAAGTTTCTGCAGTTTGGACTATTACAACATTTGGCTATTTAGTACAGAAGAACAGAGAGTGTATTCAATCATTTTCATGCTTTATTTATATGCTAACTACAGTAAAAAGGTTAAATCGTAATATAATCATTTCCCATTATTTCCAAAatcttttatatttaaataaaacattttgtgatCTTAATATCACGGCCAAGTGTTCCTTGTGCCTCCCCTTCCATGGTcagttcttgtgtgtgtgtgtgagtgtgtgtgtctgtgagaatTTCTGCCTCCCCGGAGGGCATGGCTTCAGCACCCAGCACCTGGGCTCACCTTCTACTCATCTCCCCGCCAGCCGCAGTATTAGAATTATTACGTCTACTCAAGTGGTAGTACGGCTCAGCCgctctgtacttttttttgatAGAATCAGTGTTATTTCCCTCAAGACCCTAGAGATCACTGCTGTGCCACCCCCACGTGAAACCTCCATTCCAAGGGACCCTGCATGTTCACCCCTGGACTGCCTGAAACCAGCCTCATCCCTCTGCTAATCCTGTTCTTTGTGATTTGAACTTTGAGTCTGGTTTTGGGTCCAAACATATGACAAAACAGTAACactcaaaataaacaacatggcAAATAATGGCATTTATTTAGTctcaaaatatatatgtatgatagAAATGCACGATATCGCATGCGCAAAATCATACTCGCCAGGGACCTTTTGTGCAAGCGCACAGAACAGTATCTGCAAGCAGAAAGGCAATGGCACTGACTTAAAAAAGGGGGTTAGAGGATCAGAGATAGATTGGGGTGTGGATTGTTCCAAGTGACCAATTGAAGGAGGGGATCATCAGTCACTGTCCCCACCTCCAAAATCTCAAAACTCAACTTGACAATGGAGTGACCGTCTGACAGTGTTGAGCAGCTGCAAGCTCGTAAGGAAGGGCGAGTTCACGTGTGAATTTTGAGACTAAATTAACAGCATAATAAATGCCATAAGTGGAGATGTCATGAATTGAATTCAATTCTCATTTGGCTCCACCACTATTGTGTCTGGCAGCTCTTCTGTTTGTGACTCTCAGGGTGTGAAAGGCGCTTGGTCTGGTGGCCTTGATACCAAGTTCAATACAcaacttcagatcagaagacCTCAAATCACTGTGCGGTTCACACTTCACAACTTGCTGaaacaaatttcttttttttactaatttttATTCTCTGAAAAACATGGTTTTCACTGTGGTTTCCACCCAGGAGTTGCACACAGACCACACTATAAGTCTGTATAGTgctctttttttactttaatcacAGAGGAAGCTAAAGCACGCCCCTCTGCTCCACACAGACAACGGAGCTCCACCTGAGCATGTAAGTGGGCCCCGCCACACAAAACGTCTCACTGTGCCGTTGAATATAAAGAGCTCCAGTAATTTACCCAACAATCCAGAGAGGAGCAAACGCCAGCTCTCATCTGCACCTGGGCTGTGGATATGATTGTCATTCCCCTTCCATATGGAATATGTAGCTTGGTGGAGAGATAGTCTCAATACGATAgagaactgttgggtttctctgtaatattactgtaatatatGTAAAGTGGCTTGggatgatgtatgttgtgatttggcgctatacaaataaaagtgaattgaattgaatatgtGATGTAATGACAGTTGGTTTATACATACTGGTACAGGGCATCTGTAGAGGATCCGAGTCAGAACGGTAGAAGTTGTTCCGACAGACACAGTTAGTTGCTCCGTCACTGGTGGTTCGACTGTTAATGGGACACTGCAGACATCTGTGGTCTCCCTGTGCAGCCTTAAAGAATCCTGAGACACAACCTGTAAAGTAGAGGGGGACACTTAGGAACAAAACCCATGGTTTACCTTCAAATAGTAAGACAAAAGGGGGTCATGTCAAATGTTGTGCTTGGACATTGGTAAAAGTGCATTGGGAACCATTAAAATGTGAttatcagttatggctatcaaaattaatttgtcattaaattataactttttattaatatcaaagttacattggggcaccacccttcaaaggaagggaaaggatAGCAAATTTACTGATagtctcattttcattttggaatTATGATACATAAACTTAACTTATTTAAATATTGTGAATTTAGTATAGTTCATATCTAAATACGGAACATTATATACCCCAGATGTTGAAATCAATGTATATTGTAATGGATGGTATTATGTTACATTATAAACAATGAATAACTGGAATGTATATTGATACAAAAggtatttattgaaaataataatgatactacATCAAATTAAAGCTTGTCTATGCCCAAGTGAAGTTATTCCACACGATTTTGCTCTTACttcatattcattcatctttgatgtgtcagtgtctgtctcacACCTAACCCACTTCAAAACAGCAAGTTCCTTTTAAAGAGAAAGATTTATTTGGGTAGATACATTTATATAATACTTTCATGTGTAAACAAaagtatatgtgtatatatataaataccacTGACTGGATACTGTATAAAAGTCTGATGGACTTAGCATTTCTATATAACATGAAGAGCTTAAGaaagatgaagataaaaagTTAGCGGCCGTTAGTGGCAAGGGTGCTGGTGTCATGCCCGTTGATGCAGCTGTTATCAAAAACTACGTGAAGAAGTCAGATGCAATATCCTTTGTGTAGCAAAGACACGATGTAGTTCACATGTTTTATCATTCCCGATGTCCACGATGTGATGCTGGAGAACTCATACCAAACACTCCGTATATTGCTGTATATTGTCGaggaatttctctcctctgtgagaCTGtaaagatgatgtttggttCGCCATGCCAATGTTGTCTTTAGGTGTCATAGTCTTAGAGTTTAGTTGAAAGACATCTTGCATCAGAGAGATACTATGGAGCCATTCTGTCGGTTTGGTGACGAAATGATTCTTCCGATGAGTTCAATACATACCGCTGACTGTAATATAGGGAGTTTTTTCTGATTCAACTGCATTAATTTTTCCAGTACAACTGGCGTCACAGAACAGGATTCCAACAGATCCTGAACTGGATTCCAACAGATCCTGAACAACACTGGTAAATGCAAATTTAAAGTTTTGCCTTGTCTAAGTTTGACAGAATCATGAATAACCTTGGAAAAATTGACTAAAATTGAAACTAGTTTGAATTGGCTTGTGAAAATTGTTCAAAGATGTATAAACTAAGTTAGTTAAGGAGTTGGAGAAAATAAGTTTGAGCTGAACGTGTTAAACTGTGATTTTGGTGGGCTCTGGACTACGGACGCCTACAGTGTAAGTCCTCTCTGTGAGGGACGATTGCTTCCTGATCAGCTTCACGCTGAGTCCGGTACAGGCAGATACAAACTCTGTGCAGCTGTACTCTAGGGGAAGGAAGAGGATTACCTCAGTGCagccaaaacacaaaatacctAGGAGTAAAACCTAGGTTTCCAGGTTTTTGTTAGGAGAGACACCACAGAATTCGTACAAAACTCCTTTGTGTTAAAAGTGGAGACTTTCGATGCAGCAGAACTATTTATTCTGGAGAAATCTATGTTGTTTGTCATAAACATGCATGCAGTTAATGTGTAAATATGGAAAATCATCAATCCACAGCCAAGGTTAATTGTAAACCGCAAAGAAACGCACTCATAGATAAGGATTTTCTAACCTAGAATTCCACCCAAAATTAAAACGACCTGAGAATGATTCAAATGCAACGCACACGACTCAAAACGAGTCACAGTTTTCTCCAGAATGCTGGTCTGCATTGTTGGTATGTGTGCAGTTTCAAATGAGATGTGAAAGACAGTGATACAATGTGTATGTTCTAAATGATTAATGTTAAAAAGCTTTAAGTTAGAAGCAATGGTCTTTACAAATGGAACAAATAGACTCATAAGAGaaaagtacagtatgaatgtgtatgtgtgagcgaGTACTCTCCTGAGGAATGTAAATTACTGACTGATGAAGCCACAAGATGCTCTCTAAGgactgcttttaaaaaaaatatttatatatatgacattattaattaattattaaataaactCTCAGATACTAGTGAAGCTCTGCAttggaaaataataatcttactTAGATGAAAGTAGTTACATACATGTTGGAAAACAAATAGATCAGAATAATAGGCTAAAGGATAATTATTGATTTTGTCCCTCTGACCAATATACTACTGTAATGCATATGATTATTGATAAAGAAGCCTAAGGCAGCGTATCACCTTTATAGATGCTGGAGATTAAGCTGTTGCTCCATAGACAATGAAGTATTAAGACATATGTTTATAATCCATTGAGTGAAATTTTTATCTCAAAATTAACTAGCAAttaaaactggaaaaataaatgtagcaGAGTTTTAAATATAAAGCAGCCAACCAAGCCTTATGCAGGGAAAGAGGAGACGATAAGTAACTACCACTGTTCAAAATGTTCTGCAAATGTAAAACTACATTGTGGCCACCTACAAAAtagatttgagaaaaaaaaatagtcagaATCAGAGTTggattaattattaaattaaataggTAGATTATGTTGTATACCTTATACTTGATAAAAGAGTAATAATTATCATAGCTCACTAAACTCAGTGTAGATCATAATAGTCCTGAACAGATGAAGTAACGTAAACATTGATATTatttgatattgtttcatctcatttgtttgattaacgcacacgcgcgcacacacacactccgtaCACCTGTGTTTCAACTGTACCATTATTATTCTTGTAACTTTACTAAAGCTCCTCTGGGCGCTCTGATGATTGACGCGAACGTAGGCGTGCACAAGGTCTCACGCATTGACCGCACCAACTGTGGTTCCGTTTCCAAATTTAGCACGTTGTCACTCGTTCACTGTCCCTTTACTGTACGTGAAGAGGGCTACTACAGTGTTTGTACACAGCAGGTTGTATTGGATTGTGTAAATCATTGTGTAATGTATATGAACTATGTGACTGTCTGGAGAGAAGAATTACATGTATTTCAGAATTTGTACTGTATCTCATCCTTTGCTGCCCTGGACCGTGACCTTTGAGCGATCATCTGGAGATAGTGTCATGTAATATCCCCatcaaatttggaaaaaatccctccatgtgttattttttacatattacatGACACAATTTTTCCACTGGGACTGTGTTGAGGATCTTCTCACACACTCCACCTCCATGACAGCAGGTGTTGTTTGAGCAAAGCAGACTGAAACGCCACTGTAGACGAGAGGATGACTCCTGTCCAGCTCTCAATGACAGTTATTATATCGCCccattcacttttttattttcttttgtacttttaagacatatttttgtttctgaagcatgaaatattagaaatatgTTGTGTAATTGTAtgatatgtatgtgtgcatgtgaatcgTAGGGGCTTTGGAAAAacatttagtttgtttgtttaattttgacTGGATGTTAGCTCCATAAACCAATCTGCCAATAACTGAAATCCATGCTGCTGGTGACACTTCAACCACTCATTTATGGTAATAACTAGAATTTTTAcgcaataaacacacaaaataaaatgttccacTTTGGATCCAAGAAGGTACaagaaaactcaaacacaagTATTATTAAATATAGCAGGCTCCTACCTCTGCAGACGGTACCATTGTCCACCGCCTCATACCCAGCTTTGCACATGCAGCGCCCAATGGGTACCATCCACTCCCCATCCCCATTACAGTACAGCTTAATGGGTacatccacctcctccccatTGGGAACACACACCCCTCTGGCTGCTACCAGTGAGGTGCTCTCTGCTCCAGACAGAGTCTCTTGAAAGACGGCGCCATTCTGGATCACTTTGGGACATTTCCTGTAGAAGACTCGAACAGCGATGAGTGACATGCAGGCGCCGTAATCCTGGAAACCGAGGTAGAAGCCATTGCGAGAAACAGGTCCAAAACTACGCACTTCACTGTTGATCTTCATGATGCGACCACCAAGATCGACCTGGGAGAAACTCTCATCAGCTGCTATAGTGTCCACTTTAACCCAGGGGTTCTCCATCCAGGCTGGGGATGATTTTGTAGCCGTGTCTGTGTCAGACTCAAAGTAGTATAGGTTGAAGGTCTCCTTGCAGGAGCCAGGAACATTGGGTATAGAGCTGCAGTCACGCACTGAGAACTTCATCTGGACGTGGATGCGCTGAGCACCACGGCGGTGGATGTGTTTGGTGCGTACCCAGTTGTTCTGGCTGCTGTCAAAGACATTGCACACCTGGTATGTTCGGATGGTGTTCATACTTTCATCATAGCCGCTTACTTCTTCCCACTACGagagagacaagaaagaaaataaagtgacaCACTACACATGTCATACTTTGACAGTTATTCATGACAACCCCAGCAACTAACCAGGAAGGTTAGTTAGttccaaaaactaaaaaaaaaagtgaccttCATGTACTGTGGTGAAAGAACATGTTGGTGACCTTCATGGGTTCATCTTCCCACCTCCCTGGACTGATGATTCCTGAGTGTGTACAGTAAGTGCACTCGTTTCTACCAAATAAATTGTCCTATAGACTATGACAGTACATTATACTGGAAACTGTATACAACATTGTAAATGCACacgtatttttaaaaaggtacatTGTATTTTTCTGGATGTTAATCATTTTCTAAACATAGAGGAACTAAGGCCGACCATTTGAtctaattttgttttattttaatgtgaagTCCAATTAACACAATAGCGATGAGTGAGACAAGACCGTGAAGAACTCTGAAGCATTGTCGAGAACATTAAGGATGGTCTGAGTTGTATAATGGAACTAAAGACCCTTTTTGTCCCCcaattcattacattttatgCTTTTGGGGGCTTTATCCTAAATtatgaaatgtaatgaattGGGGGACAAAAAGGGAGTTCTTCACGGTCTTGTCTCACACCATGTGTCTTAGCAGTGGAGCAGATGTATCCTTGTCCCAAACTTCCCCATTGAGGAgcgaataaaggtatatcttatcttatctcccCAATGGCCCCTGTGGATCAATAgtgtttctgattctgattctcaTTATTCAAGTAAGGGAGGAAAAAGTTGTGGTTTGTCTGTTTAAAAACATTGTCATCATACAGTCCCTGCAGTCAGCTATCATTGAAGCAGAGAAATATCAGTGATTGTTTTACTATTGTATGatttgaattgacaaaaacaatgagaaacagacagacagacagtgagacagtgagacagacagacagacagatagacagatagacagacagacaggcagaaggCTCTGACCGTGATGTCCTGGGGCGaggcagcttctgccctggagaaactatctccctgctcccgacTACAAACAATTCATCGGTACCCGGTGTCGGCAGCAGCCCGCGAGGCGGAAGACGCCAGAGCGATCTGATGAgttgctgctggggcagaggcTTCGGCGGACTGACACCGGTTTCCGATTAATTTTGCGAAGGTAAAATAATTCAGGActagttctggtctcttgtattaatttCCTTAGGaatcctgtgcaatgatgtagcttcctgatttTTTTCGTGGTGTTGATcgctcagcaacggaatgacCGGTGAGCGCTGTGGGGTGGAGGCAGAGACCGCGTTGCTATGAAGTCACATTTATACGGAAGTCCTGgggcatcgtaaaaaaaaagcagctgctgaatgcaggctgtgtttatttgtctgtttattgaccgttttgacacttttacggtaCTTACCGATCCTAGACCTTATTTCAtatgaaaaaagacaggaattctcaattttgacaatatgggccctttaagtaATATTTTCAAACAATCTGTGTCCTTTCATTGAAATGCTTTCTATTGCTAACATGGAACAGATTTGTTTTAACAAAGGAAACTGGAAACCCATTTGGCTATTGCTCTATGAGACTTAAACTgtctgatttgtgtgttttgctgccaTGCTTATCCTTACACTGAGCAAAC from Scophthalmus maximus strain ysfricsl-2021 chromosome 3, ASM2237912v1, whole genome shotgun sequence carries:
- the LOC118317354 gene encoding ephrin type-B receptor 2-like isoform X2 — its product is MNPQSLLTFDSRISGTNMDGLLLLWILPAVWAVEEILMDSTTATAELGWTINPSQGWEEVSGYDESMNTIRTYQVCNVFDSSQNNWVRTKHIHRRGAQRIHVQMKFSVRDCSSIPNVPGSCKETFNLYYFESDTDTATKSSPAWMENPWVKVDTIAADESFSQVDLGGRIMKINSEVRSFGPVSRNGFYLGFQDYGACMSLIAVRVFYRKCPKVIQNGAVFQETLSGAESTSLVAARGVCVPNGEEVDVPIKLYCNGDGEWMVPIGRCMCKAGYEAVDNGTVCRGCVSGFFKAAQGDHRCLQCPINSRTTSDGATNCVCRNNFYRSDSDPLQMPCTTVPSAPKNVISIVNETSLRLEWSPPQEAGGREDVVYNIICKSCGSGRGGCTRCGDNVQFVPRQLGLTDTSVHINDLLAHTQYTFEIQAVNGVSDQSPYSPQYTYVNITTNQAAPSAVSIIHQVSRTTNSITLSWSQPDQPNGVILDYELQYYEKNQAEWNSSLTRSQTNNAVIRNLKPGTIYIFQVRARTVAGFGRFSGKMHFQTMTEEMRMV